One window from the genome of Cricetulus griseus strain 17A/GY chromosome 2, alternate assembly CriGri-PICRH-1.0, whole genome shotgun sequence encodes:
- the Ttll2 gene encoding probable tubulin polyglutamylase TTLL2, translating into MNTLQSLGGVTANVSNLVLKGHNIRIKPRRMEEEGPRATLKPLVFRVDESTPRVVQSVLLERGWDQFDEQHQDVEDWNLYWRRSSFRMAEHINVKPWQRLNHHPGTITLTRKDCLAKHLAHMRRLYGRSLYEFTPLTFIMPSDYTKFIAEYFKEKQVLGTKPTYWISKPAKLSRGRGIIIFSDIRDLIFNSTYVVQKYICNPLLVGRYKCDLRVYVCVTGFRPLTIYMYREGLVRFATEKFDLRNLEDSYAHLTNSSINKDGASYQKIKEVVGQGCKWTLSRFFSYLRNWDVDDLLLWRKINHMVILTVLAMAPSVPVAYNCFELFGFDILIDDNLKPWLLEVNYSPALSLDCSTDVSVKRSLVHDIIELICLNGLRSEDRKWGRASSGSSRLSFARRQQPELCKSFIQFASRACGNTNPSVRRAVDADPKHTRTSQLREMMNRQHVLLTREATKSKPRLRARHTPRKVLSPKVPLAQSQPHRTKGPVGVLPEAGSTPNDRAGNFVLIFPFNEATFRASRNGLNVKRIIQELQKLMNKRLSSGKN; encoded by the exons ATGAACACTCTGCAGAGTCTGGGTGGTGTGACTGCAAATGTTTCTAACCTGGTACTAAAGGGACATAATATCCGG ATAAAGCCTCGAAGGATGGAAGAGGAAGGCCCCAGGGCCACCTTGAAGCCACTGGTGTTCCGAGTGGATGAGAGCACTCCCAGGGTTGTGCAGAGCGTCCTCCTGGAACGCGGGTGGGACCAGTTTGATGAGCAGCATCAGGATGTGGAGGATTGGAATCTGTACTGGAGGAGGTCCTCCTTCCGGATGGCTGAGCATATCAATGTCAAGCCCTGGCAGAGACTGAACCACCACCCGGGGACAATCACCCTCACCAGGAAGGACTGCCTGGCAAAGCACCTGGCACATATGAGGAGGCTCTATGGCCGGTCCCTCTACGAGTTCACACCCCTGACGTTTATCATGCCCAGTGACTACACCAAGTTTATAGCTGAGTACTTCAAGGAGAAGCAAGTACTAGGTACCAAGCCCACCTACTGGATCTCCAAGCCGGCTAAGCTATCTCGTGGAAGGGGCATAATCATCTTCAGTGACATCCGGGATCTCATCTTCAACAGCACCTATGTTGTGCAGAAGTACATCTGCAACCCTTTGCTGGTGGGGAGGTACAAGTGTGACCTCCGAGTCTATGTCTGCGTCACCGGCTTCAGGCCTCTGACTATTTACATGTACCGGGAAGGGTTGGTGCGGTTTGCCACGGAGAAGTTTGACCTCAGGAATTTGGAAGACTCTTATGCCCACTTGACCAACAGCAGCATCAACAAAGATGGGGCCTCGTATCAGAAGATCAAAGAGGTGGTGGGTCAGGGCTGCAAGTGGACCCTCAGCAGGTTCTTCTCTTACCTGCGCAACTGGGACGTGGACGACCTGCTGCTCTGGCGGAAGatcaaccacatggtgattcTCACCGTCCTGGCTATGGCTCCATCCGTCCCCGTGGCCTACAACTGCTTTGAGCTTTTTGGGTTTGACATCCTGATTGATGACAACCTGAAACCATGGCTTCTAGAAGTCAACTACAGCCCTGCTTTGTCCTTGGACTGTTCCACGGATGTCTCTGTAAAGAGAAGCCTTGTCCACGATATTATTGAACTGATTTGCCTAAACGGCCTAAGGAGTGAGGATAGAAAGTGGGGCAGAGCTTCCTCAGGCAGCTCCAGGCTCTCCTTTGCCAGGAGACAACAGCCTGAGCTCTGCAAGTCTTTCATACAGTTTGCAAGCAGGGCGTGCGGTAATACCAACCCCTCTGTACGGAGAGCCGTTGACGCCGATCCCAAGCACACACGGACCTCCCAGCTGAGAGAAATGATGAACAGGCAGCATGTGCTTCTGACAAGAGAAGCCACCAAAAGCAAGCCAAGGCTCAGGGCTCGGCACACACCTCGCAAGGTGCTCTCCCCCAAAGTACCCTTAGCTCAGTCGCAGCCCCACAGGACCAAGGGACCTGTGGGTGTCCTCCCAGAAGCTGGCTCCACACCAAACGACCGTGCGGGCAactttgttctcattttcccTTTCAATGAGGCTACTTTTAGAGCATCCAGGAATGGATTAAATGTCAAAAGAATAATTCAAGAGCTCCAAAAACTAATGAATAAACGACTCTCAAGTGGTAAAAACTAA